Proteins encoded in a region of the Rickettsia bellii RML369-C genome:
- a CDS encoding TAXI family TRAP transporter solute-binding subunit encodes MNNLKLILYSFVFSIILTCSNIYADQKQKVFKIGTGSILQGYYSIGLDLCKTIIGDEKNNENIVCEVVATNGSIENLKLLQQGKIDLALVQANIAVEAYDGIGYYSDKGKMQNLRQLLNLHDEFFTVIVKDEDKIKFFADIDGKRITSGPEYSSSNITYDAMCSLYKFAKEPINTDINYEDSIDKFCQKEIDAIIMMVGHPNPLVNLIANRCEIDFVSIENDKIAELIQQNRAFRKAELHKGLYPGITDDQTTVKVSAILVTRNDVDSNMLDKFIGAFHRNVASFKLSNYLLNNININYFADTQNFVLPKHDSVRNRE; translated from the coding sequence ATGAATAACCTTAAATTAATATTATATAGCTTTGTTTTTAGTATAATTCTTACATGTAGTAATATTTATGCTGATCAAAAGCAAAAAGTTTTTAAGATTGGTACTGGCTCTATTTTGCAAGGTTATTATTCTATAGGTCTTGATTTATGCAAAACAATTATAGGAGATGAAAAAAATAATGAAAATATAGTATGCGAAGTTGTAGCAACAAACGGTAGTATTGAAAATTTAAAATTATTGCAACAAGGTAAAATCGATTTAGCTTTAGTGCAGGCAAATATTGCAGTAGAAGCATATGATGGAATAGGTTATTATAGCGATAAAGGAAAAATGCAAAATCTACGTCAGCTATTAAATTTACATGATGAATTTTTTACAGTTATCGTAAAAGATGAGGATAAGATAAAGTTTTTTGCTGATATTGATGGAAAAAGAATAACTAGTGGTCCAGAATATTCCAGCAGCAATATTACTTATGATGCAATGTGTTCTCTATATAAATTTGCTAAAGAACCAATAAATACTGATATTAATTATGAAGATTCTATCGATAAATTCTGCCAAAAAGAAATAGATGCTATAATCATGATGGTTGGACATCCAAATCCTTTAGTGAATTTAATTGCTAATAGATGTGAAATTGATTTTGTTTCAATTGAAAACGATAAAATAGCAGAGTTAATACAACAAAATAGAGCTTTTCGCAAAGCGGAGCTTCATAAAGGCTTATATCCAGGTATTACAGATGATCAAACAACTGTAAAAGTATCAGCAATTTTAGTAACTAGAAATGATGTAGATTCTAATATGCTAGATAAATTTATTGGTGCTTTTCATAGAAATGTTGCAAGTTTTAAACTTTCTAATTATTTATTGAACAATATTAACATTAACTATTTTGCCGATACTCAAAACTTTGTTTTACCAAAACATGATTCGGTCAGAAATAGAGAATAA
- a CDS encoding universal stress protein, with the protein MFKNILIPIDLADKKSVKALLSKALMFATASQAKLHFIYVISDFGMKMVEDYLPKNWIAEKKAKYQTQVKELIKQYVPDEIEADYYIGSGAVYDEIIKRSNDIKADLIIISAVRPQLRDYMLGPNASKIFRHSSISVLVVIDE; encoded by the coding sequence ATGTTTAAAAATATACTTATACCTATAGACTTAGCAGATAAAAAGTCTGTGAAAGCTCTTCTTTCTAAAGCTTTAATGTTTGCAACAGCTTCTCAAGCAAAGCTACATTTTATATATGTGATTTCTGATTTTGGTATGAAAATGGTCGAAGATTATTTACCTAAAAATTGGATTGCAGAAAAAAAAGCAAAATATCAAACTCAAGTAAAAGAGCTTATAAAACAATATGTACCAGATGAAATTGAAGCTGATTATTACATAGGTAGCGGTGCTGTTTACGATGAAATAATTAAGCGTTCCAATGATATCAAAGCTGATTTAATAATAATCTCAGCAGTTAGACCGCAGCTAAGAGATTATATGCTTGGTCCTAATGCCTCTAAAATCTTCCGTCACTCTAGTATATCAGTCTTAGTAGTAATAGACGAGTAA
- a CDS encoding Rpn family recombination-promoting nuclease/putative transposase: MYKVNPRVDLAFKKIFGVEENKDLLISLINSIVSEKDQIVEVTLLNPYNPKNFAADKLSILDVKAKSEAGKMFNIEIQVTDEADYDKRALYYWSKLYAEQLKAGDDYSKLNKTIGIHILNFTRYCKLS, encoded by the coding sequence ATGTACAAAGTTAATCCAAGAGTAGATTTAGCATTTAAAAAGATCTTCGGAGTGGAGGAGAATAAGGATTTATTAATATCGCTTATTAATTCTATAGTTAGTGAAAAAGATCAAATTGTAGAAGTAACGCTTCTTAATCCATATAATCCGAAAAATTTTGCAGCAGATAAATTATCTATTCTCGATGTAAAGGCTAAAAGTGAAGCTGGTAAAATGTTTAATATCGAAATACAGGTGACCGATGAAGCTGATTATGATAAAAGAGCCTTATATTATTGGTCTAAATTATATGCAGAACAATTAAAAGCCGGTGATGACTATTCAAAATTAAATAAAACAATAGGTATTCATATACTAAATTTTACTAGATACTGCAAACTATCATAG
- a CDS encoding PD-(D/E)XK nuclease family transposase: MLLDTANYHSAFELRDRVTGLVYFEDIELHTIELNKFTNAKEELTDIVKKVKDSLDIWLAFLTRHDLLNKDKLPKKLDNKVLKKALTVLEVMNFNEEERNTYEDRLKWLMIEANTLKKTEMKKAAEIAKEMLIYNEPIEKIIKYTKLSTEEIEKLKREIEESNK, from the coding sequence ATTTTACTAGATACTGCAAACTATCATAGTGCCTTTGAGTTAAGAGATAGAGTAACCGGCTTAGTATATTTTGAAGATATAGAGTTACATACAATAGAACTAAATAAATTTACTAATGCTAAAGAAGAGCTAACAGATATAGTAAAAAAGGTTAAAGATTCTCTTGATATATGGCTAGCTTTTTTAACTCGCCATGATTTATTAAACAAAGATAAGCTGCCAAAAAAACTAGATAATAAAGTTTTAAAGAAAGCCTTAACGGTACTTGAGGTTATGAATTTTAACGAGGAAGAGCGAAATACTTATGAAGATCGCTTAAAATGGCTTATGATCGAGGCTAATACCTTAAAAAAAACAGAAATGAAAAAAGCTGCTGAGATAGCAAAAGAAATGCTAATATATAATGAACCTATAGAAAAAATAATTAAGTATACTAAACTTTCAACAGAAGAAATAGAAAAGCTGAAAAGAGAAATAGAGGAGTCCAACAAATAA
- a CDS encoding cytochrome ubiquinol oxidase subunit I, which yields MEFDQVLLSRIQFAFTISFHIIFPAFTIGLASFLAVIEGLWLKTGKTVYQEIYKFWVKIFAVTFGMGVVSGVVMSYQFGTNWSNFSDKVGNVLGPLLGFEVFTAFFLESSFLGIMLFGFNKVSKKVHFISTLIVAIGTVISAFWILSAISWMHTPTSFEIRDDGLFYPLNWLEIIFNPSFPYRFLHMLTAAYLTTSFVIGGVGSFYLLNNRYKEHAKIMLFMAVLMALFVAPVQVFIGDQHGLNTLKYQPVKVSAMEGIWDTEKGAALNIIGFPDKEEEKTKYALQIPYASSLILTHSLDGEIKGLKEWSRDERPPVATVFYSFRIMVGIGFLMVFTGIAGLYLYLKKRLYNAKWFQYWYMLMSPSGFIAVLAGWFVTEVGRQPYIVYNILRTADMASPVLGKYVFISLMAFIVVYMIVFGAGMYYILRLIKQGIKAIDNSETYGKLGLNNPF from the coding sequence ATGGAATTTGATCAAGTATTATTATCAAGAATTCAGTTTGCTTTTACCATAAGCTTTCATATCATATTTCCCGCATTTACTATAGGTCTTGCAAGCTTTCTGGCAGTCATTGAGGGGTTATGGTTAAAAACAGGAAAAACTGTTTACCAGGAAATATATAAATTCTGGGTAAAGATTTTTGCAGTTACTTTCGGTATGGGCGTAGTTTCTGGCGTCGTAATGTCCTATCAATTTGGTACTAATTGGTCAAATTTTTCTGATAAGGTCGGCAACGTACTTGGTCCATTACTCGGCTTTGAAGTTTTTACCGCTTTCTTTTTAGAATCCTCCTTTCTCGGCATCATGTTATTTGGCTTTAATAAAGTCAGCAAAAAAGTACATTTTATTTCTACTTTAATAGTTGCTATTGGCACTGTTATTTCAGCTTTTTGGATACTTTCAGCTATTAGCTGGATGCACACCCCTACCAGCTTTGAAATTAGGGATGATGGGCTTTTTTATCCTTTAAATTGGCTTGAGATTATCTTCAATCCTTCTTTCCCATATCGTTTTCTTCACATGCTTACGGCAGCTTATCTAACCACTTCGTTTGTTATTGGCGGTGTAGGAAGTTTTTATTTACTAAATAACCGCTATAAAGAACATGCTAAAATTATGCTTTTTATGGCAGTATTAATGGCATTATTTGTTGCTCCTGTTCAAGTATTTATTGGTGATCAGCATGGCTTAAATACTCTTAAATATCAGCCTGTTAAAGTTTCAGCTATGGAAGGAATTTGGGATACAGAAAAAGGGGCAGCTTTAAATATTATTGGCTTTCCGGACAAAGAAGAAGAAAAAACAAAATATGCTCTCCAGATACCATATGCTAGTAGCTTAATCTTAACTCATAGCTTGGATGGTGAAATAAAAGGACTAAAAGAATGGTCAAGAGACGAACGTCCACCGGTTGCTACAGTATTTTATAGCTTTCGTATCATGGTCGGGATTGGTTTTTTAATGGTATTTACTGGCATCGCCGGATTATATCTTTATTTAAAGAAAAGATTATATAATGCTAAATGGTTTCAATATTGGTATATGTTAATGTCACCATCAGGCTTTATTGCAGTTTTAGCCGGCTGGTTTGTCACTGAAGTAGGCAGACAACCTTATATTGTCTATAATATTTTAAGAACTGCCGATATGGCATCACCAGTGCTAGGCAAATATGTGTTTATTTCTTTGATGGCTTTTATAGTAGTATATATGATTGTTTTCGGGGCAGGAATGTATTACATATTACGCCTAATCAAACAAGGAATAAAAGCCATAGATAATTCAGAAACATACGGAAAACTTGGCTTAAATAATCCTTTCTAA
- a CDS encoding DUF2671 domain-containing protein, with protein sequence MQEKELSNNFLEEQKDMKDDNSPFFDVKYICQASLLITDSIRKGYDVTQLPNGDVNVTEIRIVNVHYNWNSEKGKFVKTNQIEFDNSKGG encoded by the coding sequence ATGCAAGAAAAAGAATTATCTAATAATTTTTTAGAAGAACAAAAAGACATGAAAGATGATAATTCTCCATTCTTCGATGTAAAATATATTTGCCAAGCAAGCCTGTTAATTACTGATTCTATCCGTAAAGGATATGATGTTACGCAATTGCCAAACGGTGATGTTAATGTTACAGAAATAAGAATAGTAAATGTTCATTATAATTGGAACTCCGAAAAAGGAAAATTTGTTAAAACTAATCAGATAGAATTTGATAATAGCAAAGGCGGCTAA